In Lutra lutra chromosome 13, mLutLut1.2, whole genome shotgun sequence, one genomic interval encodes:
- the INSL6 gene encoding insulin-like peptide INSL6 — MPRLLCVCLLWLGLLLVRFSRELSEISRARRLCGRHLLKEIVKLCGNVNWSYFEEEPPPPPLFPQNNEIETFIPDRSESSQTTFPAWARGTNPVSTSASEEEAINSLEMSSLPEYRLTRANLSPDKTREFSSLQDNNQYIHEISEFQKKNTNKIKTLSNVFWGNHLQRKRRGFSEKCCLKGCTIEELSIACFPYTEYKNVHKQVP, encoded by the exons ATGCCGCGACTCCTCTGCGTGTGTCTGCTGTGGCTGGGGCTCCTGTTAGTCAGGTTCTCCCGGGAGCTGAGCGAAATCAGCAGAGCTAGGAGGCTGTGTGGCAGGCACCTCCTGAAGGAAATAGTAAAACTCTGCGGCAATGTCAACTGGAGCTACTTCGAGGAGGAaccccccccgccacccctgtTTCCCCAGAACAACGAGATTGAAACCTTCATCCCCGACCGGTCAGAAAGCTCCCAAACCACTTTCCCGGCTTGGGCGAGAGGCACGAACCCAG TCTCTACTTCTGCCTCTGAGGAAGAAGCAATAAACAGTTTGGAGATGTCGTCGCTGCCTGAGTATAGACTTACAAGGGCCAACTTGTCACCTGATAAGACAAGAGAATTTTCCTCATTACAAGATAACAATCAGTATAttcatgaaatttcagaatttcagaagaaaaacacaaacaaaattaaaaccttaaGCAATGTATTTTGGGGGAATCATCTCCAAAGAAAACGCAGAGGATTTTCAGAAAAGTGTTGTCTTAAAGGATGTACAATAGAAGAACTCAGTATTGCATGCTTTCCATACACTGAATACAAAAACGTACATAAACAAGTACCATGA